GCGGAGTGGGACCGCGTGGTGAAGCCGTACAAGGACAAACTCGCGAACCTGGACGCGCAACAGGCGCATCTTCGCGCCGAACAAACCAAACTGGTCCGGGAGCTGAAAGCCCGCGCTGAAACCACGGGGCGCGTACTCGCGCGAGGCGAGATCCCCGACGGCGGCGAACAGGTGTTCGACAAGCTTCCTGCCGAGATCGAAGTGCGAGCGGGGCAGTTCCTCCAGCTTTCGGTCACTCCGCTGAAGAACCACGGCGCGGATTCCACGCTCATCGAATGGGACATTGCCGAGGTTGGCGGGAAAGAGCGCCGGTGGAACCTCACGGCCGATGTGCTTGACGATCTGCTCGCCGGGAACCCGCACGGGGACACACACGGCAACAAGCGCGTGTGGTGGTTCCTCGACACACGCGACGGCCCGATTCCGCTTTCCGAATCCGCACGCGACCTTTCGGGTAAGCCCGGCCTGAATGCGTGGCGCAATGGCGACACGCCATCGGTGTTCGCGAACTGCGCGAAAGAACCGGCACCCGTATGGACGAAGCTCCCGGGGCGATCCGTGTTCGTTCACCCCGGACCGAACGGAAACGTTGCGGTGGGTTGGCTCAGCCCGGTGGATGGGAAGATTCGCATCACCGGTCGCATCAGAGACGCCCACCCGGGCGGGCCGGACGGCGTCGGTTGGGTGCTCGAACGCTTCACGGGCGAAAGGGGGGCGGATTTGCTCGCGGTCGCGGGCAAGTCCGAAAAACAACAGGCGCTCGAACGCGAGCGGGCCGCATTGGTCGGCTCCGCGCCGGTCCAGGACGTCGCGTTCGCGGTGATGGAATCGACCCCGCACGACGTGAAGGTTCATCTCCGCGGTGATCCGGAGAAGCTCGGACCGGTCGTTCCGCGGCGCTGGCTTGAAGTGTTCGGCGGTGAACTGCTCCCTGCCAAAGCTGGGAGCGGGCGCCTGGAACTCGCCGGGTGGATCACCGCGAAGAACAACCCGCTGACGGCGCGCGTGATGGTGAACCGCATCTGGTTGCACCACTTCGGTAAGGGGTTAGTCAAGACGCCGAACGATTTCGGCGCGCGCGGAAGTGCCCCGTCGCACCCGGAATTGCTCGACTGGCTCGCGAGCGAATTCGTCGAAAAGAAGTGGAGTGTCAAGGCACTTCACCGCCAGATCATGCTCTCCGCGACGTACCAGCAAGCCAGCGTGTTGCGGCCCGACGCGGCCAAGATCGATGCGAACAACGACTTATATTGGCGCTTCGACCGGCGCCGGCTCAGTGGCGAAGAGCTGCGCGATTCACTCCTCACCGCGAGTGGACAACTCGATCGCAAACCGGGTGGTGCGCACCCGTTCCCGCCCGAAGCGAGTTGGAGTTACTCGCAACACGTTCCGTTCAGCACCTTCTACGAATCCGACAAACGGAGCGTGTACCTCATTAGCGTGCGCAACCGCCGGCACCCGTTCCTCGGGCTGTTCGACGGCGCGGACCCGAACGCGACGACCCCGCAGCGACAGGACACCACCGTCCCGACCCAGGCGCTCTACTTCCTCAACGACCCGTTCTTCCACGGGCAATCGGAAAAGGTCGCGGCGCACGCGCTGGCAAAGCCCGAACCTGCCCGACTCGACGAACTGTTTCGCGCCGCGTTCCAACGAACCCCGACCGCCAAAGAACAGGATGCAGCGAATGCGTTCTTGAAGCGGTACACGGCCACACTCACCGAGACCCCACCTGCTGATCGCACGAAGGCGGCATGGGCCGCACTCGCCCGTGTGCTATTGGCGAGTAACGAATTTCTCTATTTGGACTGAACATGCACTCTCCTACTCGCCGCGGGTTCGTGCAGTCGGCTGTGGCCGGTTCGCTGCTCATGCCCGGTATCCTCAGCGAACTCCTCGCGAGCGACGCGGCCGACCCGCTCGCGCCGAAGAAGCCGCACTTCGCGCCGAAGGCCAAGGCGGTCATCTTCCTGTTCATGAGTGGCGGTGTGTCGCACGTCGATTCGTTCGATCCGAAGCCGAAGCTCACGGCGAACCACGGCAAAACGGTCGCGCTCGATCACCCGGAAACGCGCAACCGGCCCGGGTACGAGAAACTGTTCCTCAAGCAGCCGAACTGGAAATTCGCCCCGCGTGGCAAGAGCGGCATCGAGACGAGCGACCTGTTCCCGCACTTGGCGAAGCAGATTGATGACATCGCGCTCGTCCGTTCGATGCACACGAGCCACTCGAACCACTACAACGCGACGCTCGGGATGCACACCGGGTCGTTCACGGTCGCGCGGCCGAGCATCGGCTCGTGGATGAGTTACGGCCTCGGTACGTCGAACCGGAACCTGCCGTCGTTCCTCGTGCTCGCGCCACAAATGCCCTACGCGGGCACGCAGGTGTGGGCCTCGGACTTCCTCCCCGGCGCGCACCAGGGCACGCGGGTGATTCCGGGCACGGAGCCGATCGCGAACCTCAAGCGCCGCGTGCCCACCGCACAGCGCCAGGAACTCGAACTGGACGCGATGAAGGCGTTCAACGAAGCGCACCAGAGCACGCGCGCGGACGATCCGAACCTCGCCGCGCGGATCAAGTCCTTCGAGACGGCCGCGGGGATGCAGTCCGAAATGCCCGCGGCCCTCGACTTGTCGAAGGAAACGGACGAGACGCTTGCGCTGTACGGGCTGAAGCGCGGGCAGCAGGAGGGGTTCGGCTGGCAGTGCCTCGTCGCCCGGCGGTTGGTCGAGCGCGGCGTGCGCTTCGTGGAGCTGATTCACACCGGGTCGAGCGCGAACTGGGACTCGCACGGAAACATGGCCGATCACGGCCGGTTGGCCCAGCAGGTCGATCAGCCGATGGCGGGCCTCATCACGGACCTGAAGCGCGTGGGGCTGTTCGACGACGTGCTCGTCGTGTGGACCACGGAGTTCGGGCGCACGCCGTTTAACAACACCGCGGACAACCCCGGGCGCGAGCACCATAACTGGGCGTTCAGTTCGTGGCTGGCAGGCGCCGGGGTCAAGCGCGGGGTCGCTTACGGCACGACCGACGAGCACGGCATCAAGCCCGTGGAGAAACCGGTCCATGTTCACGACTTCCACGCGACGATTCTCCACCTCATGGGCATCAACCACGAGAAACTGACCTACCGGCACGCGGGTCGCGACTACCGCCTCACGGACGTCGAGGGCGAAGTGGTGAAGGGCGTACTGTCCTGACGAGCCCGAGTTGGTACGATCGCTAACACCATGCCGTTCACTCACACCGTTCGCGGCGAGCGCTTCGTCTTCGCCGACCTGCGCGAATTACTCGCGAAGGCCAACGAGCCGAAGTCCGGCGACGTGCTCGCGGGCCTCTCGGCTGGGTCCGAGCGCGAGCGCGTTGCAGCTAAACTCGCACTCGCTGATGTGCCGCTTTCTTTCATCGTTGACACACCCGTCATCGATCCGGACATAGACGACGTTTCCAAGCTGATTCTCGACACGCACGACCAGAAGGCGTTCGGGTGGATCGGTTCGCTCACGGTGGGCGAGCTCCGTGAGTTCTTGCTGGAAGAATCCACCACGGGAGAAGTGCTTCGCGGATTGACGTGGGGAGTTTCGCCGGAAGTGGCCGCGGCCGTCGCGAAGCTGATGAGCAACAAGGAGCTTGTCTTCGTCGCATCCAAGATCCGCAACGTGACCCGGTGTCGGAACACGTTAGGCGGGCCGGGCGTTTTCGGTGTCCGCGTGCAGCCGAATCACCCGACCGATGATCTCGCGGGCATCCTGGTGAGTGCGGTCGACGGCCTCGCTTACGGGTGCGGCGACGCGGTTATCGGCGTAAACCCCGCGATCGATTCCGTCGAAACGGTGTCCGCGATTCTGCACCTGTTGGATCGCCTCATCACGAAACTCGGCGCGCCGACGCAGGCGTGCTGCCTTGCGCACATCACCACGCAACTTGCGGCTCTCGATCGCGGCGCACCGGTTGACCTCCTGTTTCAATCGGTTGCGGGGACGCAAGCGGCCAATCGGAGCTTCGGCGTTACGCTTTCGATGCTTAAGGAGGGCCGGGAGCGCGTGCTCGAATCGCACCGTAGGCGCGATGTGAATTGGGTCGGCGAGCAGGTCATGTACTTCGAGACGGGGCAGGGGAGCGCACTGTCTGCTGAAGCGCACCACGGCGTGGATCAACTCACCCTGGAAGCGCGCGCACACGCCGTAGCCCGGGCCTTTGACCCGTTCCTGGTGAACACGGTGGTCGGGTTCATCGGCCCCGAGTACCTGGCGGACGAGCGGCAGATCATTCGGGCTGGGTTGGAGGATCACTTCATCGGGAAGTTGCTCGGCCTGCCAATGGGGGTGGACGTGTGCTACACCAATCACGCCGACGCGGACCAGAACTCCGCGGATAACTTGCTGCTCTTACTCGCTGCGGCCGGGTGCAATTACATCATGGGCGTGCCGTGTACTGACGACGTGATGTTGAACTACCAGTCCACGAGTTACCACGACGCTGCGACCGTGCGGAGCTTATTCGGACTTCACCCCGCACCCGAGTTCCGCGCGTGGCTCGAAACCTACGGCCTTACACGCGACGGGAAATTGACGAGCAGCGCACGCCCGGAGCTGTTGGGAAGTATCAACATACTGACGGGGTGAGAGGGAAATCCACATCTAAAACAAAGCGAGAGGCTACGAAACGTGCTTGTGTCTGATCCGCGTGATCTGCGTTCTCCGCGGTTCTTCCTTCGGCACTCGGGAGGGAAATGACGGCCGAAACCGAGTGCCCGGACCGGAGTTGGGCATTTTCTGCATTGATGGCGGGCACATTTTGAGTATGTTTACATTGTTCATTATGTGAGTTTTGCTTGGATAGTGAACGCTTTACAGCTAAGCGTATCCTTTGGGTACGACGTTTGCACCTGCCTTTAAATCCATGCAGCCAGTCTCTCCTCCGTTTACCCCTTCCCCTCTGGTTCCCGAGGGGCTTTATCACCCATCTTTTGAGCGCGACGCCTGTGGCGTCGGGTTTCTTGCCGATTTAAAAGGTCGGCGGACGCACGACACCGTTCGCGACGCTCTACAGCTCCTTCGCAACCTCCAACACCGCGGTGCGTGCGGGTGCGATCAGGACACCGGTGACGGCGCGGGGATTCTGCTCCAACTTCCCGACCCGTTCTTCCGCGACGCGAGCACGAAACTCGGGCTGAGCCTGCCCGCGCGCGGCGACTACGGCGTCGCGTTCTGCTTCCTGCCGACCGATGCCACGCACCGCGCCGCCGCGCGCCGGGCGGTCGAAGAGGTCGTCGGCACGGAAGGGCAGGTCATTTTGGGCTGGCGGCCCGTTCCCGTGGTCTCGAGCGCGATCGGCTGGTTGGCTCAATCGTCCGAGCCGGTGATGGAGCAGTTGCTCATCGGGCGCGGGAAGAGTGCGCCCGACACAGCCGCGTTCGAGCGGAAACTGTACGTGATCCGCCGGCGCGCCGAACTGTGGGCCGCAGCGCAACCCGTGGGTACGGCGACGGGGTTCGCGATCGCTAGTTGCAGCTCGCGCACGATCGTTTACAAGGGGATGCTCAAGCCGGACCAGCTTGAAGCTTACTTCCCGGACCTCTCGCACCCCGGCACGGAATCGGCCCTCGCGCTCGTTCACAGCCGGTACAGCACGAACACGTTCCCGCAGTGGGCGCTCGCGCAACCGTTCCACACGCTCGCGCACAACGGCGAAATCAACACGCTCAACGGGAACGTTCACTGGCTCAAGGCGCGCCAGTCGATGATGGCCGGTGGCGCGCTCGGCGACGACCTCGCCAAAGTGCTCCCGCTGAACTTCGAGGGGCTGAGTGACTCGGCCGTTCTCGACCGGGCAGTCGAACTGCTCGTGCAGTCCGGGCGCAGCCTGCCGCACGCGATGATGATGCTCGTTCCGGAGGCCTACGAGGAGCAGAAGCACCTCGACCCAGACATCCGCGGGTTCTTCCGCTACCACCGGTGCCTTACCGAGCCGTGGGACGGCCCCGCGAACCTGTCCTTCACCGACGGCACTATCATCGGGGCAATGCTCGACCGGAACGGGCTGCGCCCGGGGCGGTTCGTCGTCACGGACGAACGGGTGATCGTCGCCAGTGAAGTGGGCGCCCTTCCCACTCCCGCGAGCGAGGTCCGCTCGACCGGTCGGCTTCAGCCCGGCAAACTGTTCATCGTCGATACGGCTCGCGGGAAGGTGATTACGGACGAAGAGATCAAGCTCGAAGTGGCGCGCGCGCAGCCGTATCGTGCGTGGGCCGAGCAGAACCTGATTCAACTCGATGACCTCCCCGTCGCGCCCGTCGTGGCCGCTGAGGAGACCGCGCCCACTCGTCAGCGCCAGCACGCCTTCGGATACACACAGGAAGACGTTTCCCGCGTGCTCCTGCCGATGGCGCAGGACGGTCAGGAGCCGGTGTCCAGCATGGGCACCGACACCCCGCTCGCGGTGCTCAGCGACCGCGCGCAGCTCCTGTTCAACTACTTCAAGCAGTTGTTCGCCCAGGTCACCAACCCGCCGATCGATCCGATCCGCGAGAAGGTGGTCATGAGCACCGAGTCGCTGATCGGGTGCGAAACGAACCTGCTTTCGGAAACGCCTGAACACGCGCGCCTGCTGCGCCTGAAGGGGCCGGCGCTCACCGACGAAGAGTTCACGAAGATCCGGGCACTCGATAAGCCCGGGCTGAAGGCCCGCACGCTCAGCACGCTGTTCGCAAAGGACGCCGGCGAGCCGGGGCTGGCTGCAGCGGTGGAGGCTCTCTGTGCGGCAGCCGCCGAAGCGGTGAAGGGCGGATGCAGCATCCTGATTCTGTCCGACCGTGGAGTGAGCGCGGAGTGCGTTCCGATCCCGTCGCTGCTCGCAACCGCGGCGGTGAATCACCACCTAATCCGTACCGGTCTGCGTGTGAAGTGCGGTCTGGTTGTCGATACCGGCGAGGCGCGTGAGGTTCACCACTTCGCACTGCTCGTGGGGTATGGCGCCGCTGCGGTCAACTCGTACCTCGCGTTCGAGACGTACCGCGATCTCGCGGCCGAGGGGATGCTGGTTGATGCACACGGCGCCCAACTGGACCTGACGAAGGCGTTCAAGAACTACGCGAAGGCGATCAACGCGGGCTTGCTGAAGGTGTTCAGCAAGATGGGTATCAGCACCCTGATGAGCTACCGTGGCGCGCAGATTTTCGAGGCCATCGGGCTGAACGCCGATGTCATCGACCGGTACTTCACGGACACCCCGAGCCGGATCGCTGGTATCGGTCTGGCCGAGATCGCGCGGGAATCGCTCACGCGCCACGCGGTCGGGTTCCCGGGTGATCCGGACGCGGAATCGCCCGAACTCGACGTCGGCGGCGAGATCATGTGGCGGCGCCGCGGCGAGCACCGCATGTGGAACCCGGAGACGGTCCAGACGCTCCAGCACGCGGTTCGCCAGGAGAGCCGATCGGCGTACCGCGAATTCGCGCGTGCAGCGAACGACGAGAGCCGGCACCTCTGCACGCTCCGCGGGTTGCTCGGGGTCAAGAAGGCGAACAAGGCGATCCCGCTGGAGTTAGTCGAACCGGCGAAGGAGATCGTGAAGCGGTTCTTCACCGGGGCGATGAGCTTTGGGAGCATCAGCAAAGAGGCTCACGAGACGCTCGCGATCGCGCTGAACCGCGTCGGCGGGCGCTCGAATACAGGTGAGGGCGGCGAAGACCCGGTCCGGTTCAAGCCGGACGGCAACGGCGACCGGCGCGGCAGCGCCATCAAGCAGGTGGCGAGCGGCCGGTTCGGGGTCACCGCGAACTACCTCGCGAACGCGGTCGAGATTCAGATCAAGATGGCCCAGGGCGCGAAGCCCGGGGAGGGCGGGCAGCTCCCGGGCCACAAGGTCGATAGCGCGATCGCCAAGACGCGGTACAGCACGCCGGGCGTCGGGCTGATCTCACCCCCGCCGCACCACGACATCTACAGCATCGAAGATTTGGCGCAGCTTATCTTCGACCTGAAGAACTCGAACCCGCACGCGGAGATTTCCGTCAAGCTCGTGGCCGCCGCGGGCGTGGGGACGATCGCGACTGGTGTGGCGAAGGGGTATGCCGACCGCATCCTCATTAGCGGGGACAGCGGTGGTACGGGGGCCAGCCCACTGTCAAGCATTCGGCACGCGGGGGTGCCGTGGGAACTTGGGCTCGCGGAAGCGCAACAGGTACTGGTCCGGAACGGGCTGCGCGGTCGCGTCCGGCTCCAGGCCGACGGGCAGATGAAGACCGGGCGCGATGTGGTCATCGCCGCGTGTCTCGGCGCCGAAGAGTACGGCTTCGCGACCGCACCGCTGATCGCGCTCGGCTGCGTGATGATGCGGAAGTGTCACCTCAACACGTGCCCGGTCGGGATCGCGACGCAAGACCCGGTTCTGCGGGCGCAGTTCTCTGGCGAACCGGAACACGTCGTCAACTATCTGTTCTTCGTGGCCGAGGAAGTGCGAGAGTTGTTGAGCGAAATGGGGTTCCGCACACTCGACGAGGTCGTCGGGCGCCCGGACCTGCTCTCGCAACTCGATCTCTCGTGGCACTGGAAGGCGAAGCACCTGGACCTGTCCGCGCTGCTCACGCGCCCGCAGGCACAGTTCGGCTCGATCGTCCGGTGCGTCGAGCGCCAGCCGGACATCCTCGCGGAACAACTCGACTGGGAAGTGGTGCGTGCGGCGAAGGATGCAGTCGAGCACCCGCGCCGGTTGCAACTGGCGCTGCCGATTACCAACCGCAACCGCACGACTGGCACGCTGTTGAGCTACTTCGTTACCGCGAAGTACGGCGAAACCGGGCTGCGTGAGGACACGATCGACCTGCGGTTCACCGGGACCGCTGGCCAGAGCTTCGGGGCGTTCGCGACGCGCGGGATCACGTTGCGGCTCCGCGGTCAGGCGAACGACTACGTCGGGAAGGGGCTTTCGGGCGGCAAACTGATCGTCGCCCCGCCGCCCGAAGCCGGGTACGTCGCGGAAGAGAACGTCGTGATCGGGAACGTGGCGCTGTACGGCGCGACCGGCGGTGAGGCGTACTTCTGCGGCCGCGCCGGGGAACGCTTCGCGGTCCGTAACAGCGGAGCGAAAGCAGTCGTCGAGGGGATCGGTGACCACGGGTGCGAGTACATGACAGGCGGGGTCGTCGTGGTACTCGGCTCGACGGGCCGGAATTTCGCGGCCGGTATGAGCGGCGGGTTCGCGTATGTGTACGACCCGGACGGGACGTTCCGCGAGAACTGCAACACGGAAATGGTCGATCTCGTTCCGGTCGACCACTACAAGGACGTCGGCACGCTCAGCAACCTGATTAACCGGCACGTGCTTTACACCGGTTCGGCGGTCGGTAACGCGATCGTCGATGACTTCGCCGCGGCCCTCGGCAAGTTCGTGAAGGTGTTCCCGAAGGACTACCGCCGCGTGCTCGAACAGAGCCGTGCCGTGCAGCGGCAGTGGGAACTCGTGAACGGGTAACGCCCACTCCTCCGATCCCAGGGCAACGCCCTGGGTTCGGGGCGGGAAACCGCCCTGAGAATAATCCGGGGGAACGTCCCGGGAACAATCCGGGACAGCAATCCTGGGTTTGACGCGAATCGCGACGTGATTCCCCACCCTCAACCCTAACCCCCGACCCCTACGACAATGGCCGACCCGCGCGGGTTTTTGAACGTTGAGCCGCAGAAGCCGACCCCGAGGCCGGTCCACCTGCGCATCCGCGATTACGACGAACTGTACCAAGAGATGCCGGCCGAGAGCACGCGGGCGCAAGCGACCCGGTGCATGGACTGCGGCATCCCCTTCTGCCACACCGGGTGCCCGCTCGGTAACCGCATCCCGGACTGGAACGACCTCGTTCACCGGAACCGGTGGAAGGAAGCACTCGCCGCGCTCCACGACACGAACAACTTCCCGGAGTTCACGGGCAAAACGTGCCCCGCGCCGTGTGAGGCGTCGTGCGTTCTCGCGCTCAACGGCACCGCGGTCACGATCAAGACCATCGAGCAGGCGATCGTGGACCGCGGCTGGGAACAGGGGTGGATCATCCCCGAACCGCCGCGCCACGAAACCGGCAAGTCGGTCGGTGTCGTGGGTAGCGGGCCGGCCGGCCTCGCGGCCGCACAACAACTGCGCCGGGCCGGGCACGCGGTCACCGTGTACGAGCGCGCGGACCGTGCCGGTGGGCTGCTTACCTACGGTATCCCCGACTTCAAGATGTCCAAGGAGTACGTCACCCGGCGCGTGGACCAGCTCCGTGCGGAGGGGATCGAGTTCGTGCTCAGCGCCGACGTCGGGGGCGCGATCGACCCGCAGGAGTTGCGCCGCAAGCACGACGCGCTGTTGCTGACCGTCGGGGCGACCCGGCCGCGGGAACTGCCGATCACGGGCCGCAACTTGAAGGGCGTCGTCCAGGCGATGACGTTCCTGACCGCCCAGAACCGGCGCGGGTTCGGCGACACACTCGATGCCGAAACGATTACCGCCGCCGGCAAGAACGTGATTATCATCGGGGGCGGTGACACCGCGTCCGACTGCCTCGGGACGTGCCACCGGCAGGGGGCGAAGTCGGTCCTTCAGCTCGACTACAACCCGTGTCCGCCGGAGGACATGAACCCGGAAACGCCGTGGCCGCTGTGGCCGAAGATCCTCCGTATTACGCCGGCGCACGAGGAGGGCGGCAAGCGCGACTGGCAGATCAAGACGCAGCACTTTGCCGGTGACGACCAGGGCCACGTTACGGAACTGCACGCGGTCCGGATTCACCACTACTACGACAAAGAGGGGGAACGGCAGTTCGAGGAGTTGCATGGCTCCGAACTCGTGTTCCCGTGTGACTTGGTGCTGCTCGCGATCGGGTTTGCCGGACCCGAACAGAGCCTCCCGGAACGGTTGGGGTTGGCCCTGACGACTAACGGCGCGATCCGGAGTGATAGCAAGTACGCGACCTCGGTTCCCGGTGTGTTCGCGGCCGGGGACTGCCGACGGGGGCAGTCGCTCGTGGTCTGGGCAATCGCGGAGGGGCGTGAAGCGGCCCGGCACATTGACGAGTCGCTGACCGGGCGCCCGAGCCGGCTTCGGGGCCGCGACCTTCCCCTCGGTTTGATTCGGTAACGCGAGAATCCATCGCTCGCTTTGATGGGGATTTAACAAAACAGTTACGCGCGGTACGGCCCTTTCGTACCGCGCGTAATTTCACTTCAGCAGTCGGGTTAGTGGACCGAAGTTGAGAGGCGCCAGCACTTCATATCTCTGGTATGCTTGTCTCACTCGCACAGAGGCCGTCGGGTCCAGTTAGCGTCAACTGCGGCGTAACGCCGCGGGTGGTTTCGAGGTGACTTCCAATTAAAAGTATCTCCGCGCACAACAGATTTGCGCACGGAGAGATCGAGCAATAGTAAGTCAGTGACCCCGGCGGTTCCGGTGGGAGGCTGGTCCAATTACGTAAGCAATCCGGACGAATCAGTTTGAGATTCGACCCGGATTTGGCGAAGCAACTCGTGCTGCGTATTTCGGCATCACACTTGCAATTACTCTGGTGATTAACCCAAATATGGCTTGATTCGACCGCAGACACAACATCAGTGCCTGATTTGCGCGCGGCCGAAGCCTGGTAATGTGGCAGGAGCTTCCCATGCCCACTCTAGGAACCCCGTCCCGTTTGGCCCCGAGCCTCAACGGGTCATTGGTCAGTAAGCCGCGTCTCTTCGACAATTACGCCCCCCACGGGACGGCTTGGGACGAACTCTTCGACCGCACACCCGTCCCACACCAACACTGCTCCGCGGTTGTTGAGCGCCTCGGGCGGTTCCACATTCACGAGTTCCAGGCGAAGCGCAGCAACGCGGACCTGGCTTTCGTTAATCAGGGCGTCACGTTCAGCGTTTATTCCGATCGGCGCGGCGTCGAGAAGATCTTCCCGTTCGACCTGATCCCGCGCCCGATTCCGGCGGCCGAGTGGTACGGGCTGGAAGCCGGACTCGTTCAGCGCGTCCGGGCGCTCAATCTGTTCCTCCACGACGTGTACCACGACCAGCGGATTCTCCGCGAGGGCGTGATCCCGACCGAACTCGTGCTCGGCTCGAAGGGCTTCCGCAAGGAGATGATCGGCTTCACCCCACCGGGTGGGGTTTACATCCACATCTGCGGAACCGACCTCATTCGGGACACCGCGGGTCAGTTCCTCGTGCTCGAAGACAACGGCCGGACGCCGAGCGGTGTGAGCTACGTTCTCGAGAACCGGGCCGTGATGAAGAAGGTGTTCCCACAGCTGTTCGCGGACATCCGGGTGAAGCGCGTTGAGGATTATCCGCGGCGCCTGCGCGACGCACTAGCGTCGGTTGCACCGACTTCCGCGAGCACGTCGCCGCACGTCGTGGTGCTCTCGCCGGGGCAGTACAACTCCGCGTACTTCGAGCACAGTTTCCTCGCGCGGCACATGGGCGTGGAACTCGTGTTCGGCCAGGACTTGTTCGTTCACGACGACGTGGTCTATCTGAAGACCACACGCGGCCCGCAGCGCGTGGACGTGATCTACCGCCGATTGGACGATGACTTCCTCGACCCCGAGGCGTTCCGCCCCGACAGTTTGTTGGGGGTGCCGGGGCTGTTCCGCGCGTACCGCGCCGGCAACGTGACTCTCGCGAACGCGGTCGGCACCGGCGTCGCCGATGACAAGGCCGTGTACCCGTACACCGAGGACATGATCCGCTTCTACCTGTCCGAAGAGCCGCTCCTGAAGAACGTGCCGACACACATCTGTGCCCGCCCGGAGGACGAGAAATACACTCTCGCTCACCTCGACGAACTGGTCGTCAAGGCGGTGAACGAGTCCGGCGGATACGGCATGCTGATGGGGCCGTTCAGTACCGCGGCGCAGCGCGCGGAGTTCGCGGAGAAAATTAAGGACAACCCGCGCAACTACGTCGCGCAACCGGTCGTGACGCTGAGCACCTGTCCGACCTGGACCGACGAGGGCGTCGCCCCGCGCCACGTC
This region of Gemmata massiliana genomic DNA includes:
- a CDS encoding glutamate synthase subunit beta, yielding MADPRGFLNVEPQKPTPRPVHLRIRDYDELYQEMPAESTRAQATRCMDCGIPFCHTGCPLGNRIPDWNDLVHRNRWKEALAALHDTNNFPEFTGKTCPAPCEASCVLALNGTAVTIKTIEQAIVDRGWEQGWIIPEPPRHETGKSVGVVGSGPAGLAAAQQLRRAGHAVTVYERADRAGGLLTYGIPDFKMSKEYVTRRVDQLRAEGIEFVLSADVGGAIDPQELRRKHDALLLTVGATRPRELPITGRNLKGVVQAMTFLTAQNRRGFGDTLDAETITAAGKNVIIIGGGDTASDCLGTCHRQGAKSVLQLDYNPCPPEDMNPETPWPLWPKILRITPAHEEGGKRDWQIKTQHFAGDDQGHVTELHAVRIHHYYDKEGERQFEELHGSELVFPCDLVLLAIGFAGPEQSLPERLGLALTTNGAIRSDSKYATSVPGVFAAGDCRRGQSLVVWAIAEGREAARHIDESLTGRPSRLRGRDLPLGLIR
- a CDS encoding circularly permuted type 2 ATP-grasp protein; amino-acid sequence: MPTLGTPSRLAPSLNGSLVSKPRLFDNYAPHGTAWDELFDRTPVPHQHCSAVVERLGRFHIHEFQAKRSNADLAFVNQGVTFSVYSDRRGVEKIFPFDLIPRPIPAAEWYGLEAGLVQRVRALNLFLHDVYHDQRILREGVIPTELVLGSKGFRKEMIGFTPPGGVYIHICGTDLIRDTAGQFLVLEDNGRTPSGVSYVLENRAVMKKVFPQLFADIRVKRVEDYPRRLRDALASVAPTSASTSPHVVVLSPGQYNSAYFEHSFLARHMGVELVFGQDLFVHDDVVYLKTTRGPQRVDVIYRRLDDDFLDPEAFRPDSLLGVPGLFRAYRAGNVTLANAVGTGVADDKAVYPYTEDMIRFYLSEEPLLKNVPTHICARPEDEKYTLAHLDELVVKAVNESGGYGMLMGPFSTAAQRAEFAEKIKDNPRNYVAQPVVTLSTCPTWTDEGVAPRHVDLRPYIITGSSTWVLPGGLTRTALTKGSLVVNSSQGGGSKDTWVLENGRHPQ
- the gltB gene encoding glutamate synthase large subunit; amino-acid sequence: MQPVSPPFTPSPLVPEGLYHPSFERDACGVGFLADLKGRRTHDTVRDALQLLRNLQHRGACGCDQDTGDGAGILLQLPDPFFRDASTKLGLSLPARGDYGVAFCFLPTDATHRAAARRAVEEVVGTEGQVILGWRPVPVVSSAIGWLAQSSEPVMEQLLIGRGKSAPDTAAFERKLYVIRRRAELWAAAQPVGTATGFAIASCSSRTIVYKGMLKPDQLEAYFPDLSHPGTESALALVHSRYSTNTFPQWALAQPFHTLAHNGEINTLNGNVHWLKARQSMMAGGALGDDLAKVLPLNFEGLSDSAVLDRAVELLVQSGRSLPHAMMMLVPEAYEEQKHLDPDIRGFFRYHRCLTEPWDGPANLSFTDGTIIGAMLDRNGLRPGRFVVTDERVIVASEVGALPTPASEVRSTGRLQPGKLFIVDTARGKVITDEEIKLEVARAQPYRAWAEQNLIQLDDLPVAPVVAAEETAPTRQRQHAFGYTQEDVSRVLLPMAQDGQEPVSSMGTDTPLAVLSDRAQLLFNYFKQLFAQVTNPPIDPIREKVVMSTESLIGCETNLLSETPEHARLLRLKGPALTDEEFTKIRALDKPGLKARTLSTLFAKDAGEPGLAAAVEALCAAAAEAVKGGCSILILSDRGVSAECVPIPSLLATAAVNHHLIRTGLRVKCGLVVDTGEAREVHHFALLVGYGAAAVNSYLAFETYRDLAAEGMLVDAHGAQLDLTKAFKNYAKAINAGLLKVFSKMGISTLMSYRGAQIFEAIGLNADVIDRYFTDTPSRIAGIGLAEIARESLTRHAVGFPGDPDAESPELDVGGEIMWRRRGEHRMWNPETVQTLQHAVRQESRSAYREFARAANDESRHLCTLRGLLGVKKANKAIPLELVEPAKEIVKRFFTGAMSFGSISKEAHETLAIALNRVGGRSNTGEGGEDPVRFKPDGNGDRRGSAIKQVASGRFGVTANYLANAVEIQIKMAQGAKPGEGGQLPGHKVDSAIAKTRYSTPGVGLISPPPHHDIYSIEDLAQLIFDLKNSNPHAEISVKLVAAAGVGTIATGVAKGYADRILISGDSGGTGASPLSSIRHAGVPWELGLAEAQQVLVRNGLRGRVRLQADGQMKTGRDVVIAACLGAEEYGFATAPLIALGCVMMRKCHLNTCPVGIATQDPVLRAQFSGEPEHVVNYLFFVAEEVRELLSEMGFRTLDEVVGRPDLLSQLDLSWHWKAKHLDLSALLTRPQAQFGSIVRCVERQPDILAEQLDWEVVRAAKDAVEHPRRLQLALPITNRNRTTGTLLSYFVTAKYGETGLREDTIDLRFTGTAGQSFGAFATRGITLRLRGQANDYVGKGLSGGKLIVAPPPEAGYVAEENVVIGNVALYGATGGEAYFCGRAGERFAVRNSGAKAVVEGIGDHGCEYMTGGVVVVLGSTGRNFAAGMSGGFAYVYDPDGTFRENCNTEMVDLVPVDHYKDVGTLSNLINRHVLYTGSAVGNAIVDDFAAALGKFVKVFPKDYRRVLEQSRAVQRQWELVNG